AGCAAAGCCACAGCAGGAACCAGGAAGAGGCCTGACTGGGCCtggggaggacagtggtgagcaccCTCTGCACCCCCAAGCCAGGTGGTCGGTGAGTAACCATCCCGTCATTCATGACTCACTTGGCTCCCCAGAGCAGGCGGTTACCATGACAGGCTCTACCGGAagacatggggggggggtcatCACAGTCAACTACCACATCTAGGACAAGGAGGCTAAGAACGGAAGGGACCTGCCCTTACAGTAGCCCAGACTGGTTCTGGCTCCAGACTTGGGCCAGGCCCTCATACCAGCTGACCCAGCACTAACACTTCTTGTggccttacccccccccccatttgccTTTCCTTGGTCCCTTGCTGATTCCCCACTGGACCTCCCCCACTCTGCAACACAGGAGTACAGGTGGCTgagctgcctctcacagctggGTCACACGTGGAGTCTGATAGGGGCTCAGGGCCCTTCCAGGCCAGTACACCCGTCCAACACGATCAGTGGCAGGGGCCAGGGCATGTGTCTGGGATTCACTGTGTTCGGATGATAATCCAGCATGGGGAGCTGGGAGAACAGCCCAGTTGAAAGGGGCAGGATCAACTGTTGGCTAGTGTCTGTGATCCTAGCAATGGGATGCCTTCTGGAAAGTTCTCTGGAACAGAACACAGCCTCCACTCGGGGGCCCCTCCCCACTGTGGCATCCTCTGGGGCATTCCTGCAGTactaggaggaggaggggtgtCTCATATTGACCCCCCACTACCTTCCACAGTTAGCAGAGTTCTGTGCTGGTCATCTAGCCAAACTCCGATACACCGGGGGCATGCCTAAACCAGGCGGACTCGGAACTCCTTTCGTCATAATCTTAAGGGCCGTTCCCTCCCAGGCATCTTAATGCAGCCAGCTCTGTGATACCCAGCAAGGTGAGGAAAACCCAGCCCTACAATCATtagccctccctctctccctcccaggagcAGAGCTTATGGAGGGCTGAACCAGTCAAGGCTAATGATGAAAAAGTGGCCCCTTGATGCCCCCCATGTTGGCCCCAGGACTGGCCTGGACACACTTGAAAAGCTTCTTCCTTGAAAGAATATCAGCCCGGAGAACCGGCAGTATAGTCAGGGACCAACCTATGTGGGGTACAGACGGTGGAGGTTACCCCACTAAGCTGGAATGGGCCCTCCAGGAGAAAACTGGGGAGCCTCAGAGGTACACTGGCTACTTATCCGCCAAAGGGCCCTGCAGCTGCTGTAGGACAAACCACTTTTGCCATCCAATTCTCTCAGAcccaacttctggcctccaccccTGGACACCTCCCCAGGAATATCAAACCTCAGCTCCTAGTCTCCCCAAATGATTTCTCAAAGTAACTGCTGGCTCTTCAGCAAGGCTTAAGATTGACATGCCAGGGGAAGGGGAACCTCAGGAGCTCCAGAACTAGGCAGGAGCTTTGGACTCCGAGGCCCTGTTGGCCAATCCATTTCAAGGAAGGACTACAGAAGCAGAATTCTCTTGGCCAGGTCTCCATGATCAGGCGGTGCCCACGGGCCCTGCGCCCTGCCCGGGGAGGCCTGCTACTCTCCACCCCAGGCGATGCCTCCGCAGCCAGGGCTGCCCGCCGGGCCTGGAGCGCTCCCTCTGCCTGGACCTTGTAATTATGTTCCACAGCCGGGGAAACCGCGGGCCTCGCAGCATCTGGCTGCGGTTGCGAACTTTTGTTTCAAGATGCGCGACTATTTATAGAAGGAAAACTGGTAGGATAGTAATTTCCTAGGAGCTGGAGGAGAAATTGGCCGCGTCTTTATTAaaaggggtgggggcggggcaatTTATCAGGACTGTGGCctcggggaggggaggggatggtgCAGGGAGCGGGAAGGCGGCTGCAGCCTCTGGCCGCGTTAGGCGACCCCGGACGTGGCCCGCGTGTTAaggagggggcgggggaggggaggagaggagagggagagggagcgcTGGCTCTGAGGTTTAATCAGTAGCATCCAGCTTCAATTCCCCCAAACGGCGGTTCCATAAatcaaacttctttttaaatcagAGGCCAAAGCATATGCGTCCCATTAGGAATCGGGCGAAGTCACCGCTGTGCGGACGCGCCCCCTCGACTCGCAGGGCCGACTCGGGCCCTGCCCCGAGCTTCCCGTAGCCTGGTGGGCGATGCTCTCTAGACCTCGATTACCTGTGCGCACAGTGTGCGCCCTCCTCGCCTCTTGAAGAGGCGTCTAGCAGAGAAGAGGTCAAGGCCTCCCGGTGAGGCAAGACAGCACTAGTAGCCAGACAGACTTCGGGGAACAGCCTGGGCGCGCTGTCTGGTGGGGCGCAGCATGCACGTGTGTCTGCCAGTGTATGCGCTGGGAAACCGATGTGTGCCTGTAGCTCTCCTTAGTGTGGCACGGCCATGAGCGCCGCGTGGGTTAATACGGCCTAGGAAGAGGGTCTCCCGCTAGTCCAGGATCATGCTAGGACGCGACTGGCTAACTGTGGCTCTCGCGCTCAATGCACATAGCCTAATCTGCAAAGGCAGTCGGACCGCTCTTTGGCCGCCTTTTCTCTGACCCCTAAGCTAAAATTTCTCGTTGTCACAGCTGTCCCCCAGGTGGTCTACCTCGGCGGCTTAGGCCAGCAAAGTGACCCAAAGGCCCCCAGTTTCTTTGCGCGCAGGGCATCCAGCACCCCACCCGGGACCATCTTgccacctccccctccctcctccagcagTGGTGGCCAGGGGCTCCCCTCCCGCCCACCCCGCCCGCCACCCGCGGCACTCACAGGTAGCTGCCGCTGGACAGAAGGAGAAAGATCTGCGGGCAATAGACGGAGACCAGAGCGCTGCGAGGCGACAGGAGGAGCATGGTGGGCTGGCGCGCCTGGCTGGGCTGGGCAGGCCCCACCCGCAGGGCTTCTGGGCCAACTGAGGCTGGGGTCTCCGCGGCCCTCCCTGATGTAGGGCAGCAGCGCTAGGCGCTAGGGGCCAGGGCTCGGGGGCCGGGGGACAGTGCTCGCCCGTGTCTTGCTGCCAGGACCGCGCATCGTGCTGTATCTGGGGCAGTAGCGGGCGCTGGGGCTGGAGTTCGGGGCGGGGGCCCTGCGGGAGTCAGTGAGCGCGTCTTAGCGGCTGTCTggtcctctgtctgtctgtcggtgcGAACCGGTTCTGTCGCTCACTCTGGCTCAAGTCTCCAAGTCTCCCGAAGCGCGCAGCTGCCATTGGACAGGCCGCCCCTACATCCGCCTCCTCCGCGGGCgggttttttttaaaggggagGTTGACCAGAGTGTGTGGCGGGTGCCGCCCCCAGGGTTTGCCCAAGTTGCCTTGGCCGGGATACCCTCGCCACAACCTTTGGCGAGAAACACCGCTAAGGAGAGCGCATCTCCGGGAGGCACCACGCGGAGGCGTGTGCGCCTCTTAGGGGCTGTGCTAAGCAGCGTGTgctcatatatgcatgcatgtgcttgcatGTTTCTGCAGGAGCATGGGCGGTATGGGAGCccgcaggtgtgtgtgcacagatgccCTGTGTGTGTTGTCCCTCTGTCTGCAATGTAGCCTGGTTAGGGATGGTTGGGTGTGGGTCCCTTTCACTGCACCTGGGCCAGCTCAGTTCTGGGGCTATCGGCTTCATGTGCCTCTTtggagaggcaggcaggaaaacccTCCGCCATCACCATCACCTCGGGCTCTTTCATCTCTCATGTTTTACTCTTCTTTGAAGAGAGCTGGTTGGAGTCGGGGCAAGGAAAGATTCTTCTAAAGAGCCCTCCCCTTTctactaatttattttaatagtcTAGAAACAGATTTGGGGTCCTATCTCCTATTTCTGCTGAGCCTGGCCATATAGGAATGTCTTTGCACAGAGGTATTTGTGAGCTGGGGGAAGTCTTGGAGCAGGGAGGACAGCAGAAAAGGAGGAGCAGTGTGTGGCGCAGTCGTAGTCCTAAAGTTCCCAGGGATTCAGGAGTCAGAAACCTCCCTTATCTCCAGACCTCCCAGTCCCTTGCCCCTTTGCTTCTCCCAACCACAAAAGCAGGAACAAGCCTAGCTCAGTGACCTTGGCTGTTCCCCACTCCACCTTGGCCTCCTCCAGGATAGCTGCTCCCATCCATAGAGACCTTAGGTTAAGCGTTGTGACTTCCCAGTGCCATTGTACTTGGTGGAGGCCCCCCgttgcacatacacaaacatgggCAGAGGCAGGTTCAGGGGCCCCCATCATAAAAtggcccctcccccccaaaagacTATCTGGAGGAGTCTCCAGGATGGCTCCCACACCTTGGATCTCACAACCATTGGCGTTAAGAAAAGCTTCACTGGTGGGTGCCACCATATTCCACAACTTAAGGTCAGGGCAAAAGCCCTCTGAACTCAGCAGTCCCAAGGGGGATACCACCATAACTCTGCTACTTTCAGATGAGATTGAGATGGTGAGCGGCTGCTCCAGACACCTGCCAGGAGTCCTGTGGGATGCCTATTCCAAAGAGATCCTGTCCACACCACCTACCCCCTTTAGGTCCCATGGGAAGGCTCAGCTGCCTCTCCTGCTTACTTGATGGAGGACACCCGCGCgttcgaacacacacacacacacacacacacacacagtggggggggggggggctacagAGGTCTAAGCCTCCCATTTGCAGGTCCCAGGGTGGGTCTTTGGCTTCCCTGGCTGTCATTCCACTGGGtctttgggaatttttttttaactcagacGCGTGCGGGGGTGGCATGGGGGGGGTGTAGTTTATAGAGGAAGAAGGTTCTCCCTTGGGGCTCTTGGTCAGAGGAAAGCTTGCTCAGTTCTAGAAGGTAGTGGTCACAGGTATCTAGGAACCCCAGCTGGGCTGGCAGAGACCCTCGGGGTCTCACTCACCCATTCTCTCTACTCAGCACTGACCACCAAGTTGTTCAGAGCACCAGAGCCTTCCCAGCCATGAAACAAGAGATACAAGCATGAAACCTAGGGACCGCTCCAGGGAGCCCCCTAACCTCGGGAACCCAGATCCTTTTGCTGACACCTTTTTCCATTTGATGATAAGAGGCCTTTGCTGAGGCCTCTTGTTGATGAACCGGTGCCATAAAGAATGGTCAGCAATGGAAGCCAGAGCCGGTTGAATCAAGCATTCAACTCAAAGGCCTTGGCGCCAGAGCCAGGTAGCTGGGGATCTGCGTGGAGCCTTCTCCCAAAGGGCTGTGGATCCCTTCACGGGCCCAGGAGAATCATTACAGACTGCTGAGAGTCCGGGAAGCAGTGGCCtgcccaccccgcccccaccccctgcaTTCTCAACGCTGGGCACCCCTCACCTTCATAAACAAACACCCAGGGACAGAGCCTACCCGCACAAACCTACAATAAACACAACCATTAGCAGCCCCAGACACTCCCGCCCAGGTCTGCAGGAATAGGAAAGGGGCTTCCAATCCTGACTTTGAGGCCACCAGGTTTGGTCCCTGCCCCTCTCTTGGCCTCAAATTTCTTCACCTGTAAGATGGCGGAGGTGCAGAGGGCTGGGAAGGGTGCTGATCTTCAGCGACTGTTTCTGCCTCTCGCCTGGAAAGCCGGTCTCCCAGGTACCGGAACCCGCCCCTCCTACAGGTCTGGTCACTGGCCTTCCTAGGGCcaagatgaggctggcctcagagcGCCAGGCGGCACATAGTAGGAGCGCCGGGCGAGGTGGGCACAGATGCCCGCAGGTGCtcggggtggaggtgggggtctGGGCCGGGACAGGCGGCCAAGAGTGACTAACGCCCGCGAGGTGCACTGCGCTCCGTTCGGTCACActgcccctccacccccaatCCGGGGAGGCCGAGACAGATTCCGTCTAAAGGAGATCGCGGCTCAACAGGTAAGGACTCGGCTGGGTTCAGGAATGTGGAAATACGACTCGGAGCAGCTACGGCGGCGAGCAGCGAGCGCGGCCCGCCTGGAGCCCGCCCGCCCGGCCGCGCCAGGGGGAGCTCGGTGAGAGGGGGCCGGGCGTAGGGCCCCGGGCGGGCGGGGGCGCGGGCCCAGGACGGAGCCCGAGGCTGCTGCGCCAGCCCCACGGCCCATCCTGAGCCAGCCGGACGAGTTGTCAAGGTAATTTCAACATGTCCGGGTGATGGATAGAGACGAAGGGCCGCGGCGGGTGCAAGGCCTGCGCGCTCGCGGCGAGTGCGCGCCCCGATCTCCCCCGCCGGGGatgccccccgccccccggcCCGGCGCGCCCTCCCGGCGGCTAGCGCTCGGCCCGGGCTCGGCGCCCAGCGCAGCCCGGGGGAGGAAGGCGCGTCCCACCCCCGGGGCCTGGAGCCCAAACAGGTGAAAGTACGCGCCCGGCACGCTCGCCGCTACCCGCGAGCCCCGCTGCGGCCGTCCGCGGGCCGTGCTGTCCCAGCTGCGTCCTGGCTCCGCGCCCCTCCGGAGGATCTCTGGCTCCGGGGGCTCGGATGAATCTCCGCGAGGCTGGGGCGAGGGCCGGAGATACCAGCCTGCCCGGCCACTTCAAGAAACGCCCTCCCCCACCAACTCCGGTCCCCAGGTCCGTTGGAGGAGGCTCTGGAGGCTGCCGGCTCCCCTTCTGCCGCCCCCGCCCACAGGAATACTCACCCGAGCTTCACGTAGAGGACGCCAAAGCAGAGAAACACGTAAAAGATCCACTTTCGAAAGTTTCTGTGCATGATCCAGGGAGGGGGGCTGCGCCATAGACAGCTGCGGCCGGAGGGGACGCGCGGGTGGGCAGGGGCCGGGCAGGGGCCAGGGGACTACGGTAGGACCACGCTCAGCCGGCGCTTCGGCTCGGGAGGCGGGCGACGCGCGGGCACCCGGCACGCGTTGCCACCATGGTGAGCCCAGGGCGCCGCAGCCGCCGCGTGCGCCCGGGGGAGTGACCCGAGCGGGGAACCGCGACCTCGGAGCCCAGCGGAGTGACCGTGGGGCTCTGCGAGCGTAGGTCGGGGCCAAGCGCAGCGGGCGGGCGCTGCCTCCACTGGGCTCAGCCGCCTGGGGCCGTGCGCGCCTCGCGGTGCGCCGGGGCGGCCAATGTGTCCGCACTTGTCCGCCTCCCCAGGTGACTCGCGGCCCCGGCAAGCGAGCCGCGAGCAGGCGAGCGCGCCCCAGGTAGGAGGATCCGCCTCCCGCCCGCCCTCCTCGCTCGCAGCGCGCTCTCTCTCGCGCGCTCCCTggctctcccctcccttttctcctccctcccccgtGACACACGAACGCATCTAACCCCGCGCCCCCCCTCCCCAGGCCAGCTCCCTTCCGATCGCCCTCCCAGGACTGcgtgggaagaggggagggaggggagagggtgcGGCTCCAAAGAGACACCTGTGCTCCTCAGAGACagtgagggtgggggtaggggcagGGGCTAAGAAACTACTCGCTCAGGCCTGGAGGTCACTTGGTTTTCAGTTTctagttgagagagagagagagagagagagagagagagagagagagagagagagagagagagagagagagagagagagagagagagagagagagagagagagagagagagagagagagagagagagagagagatatcactAAGTGCAGGCATCTTT
The window above is part of the Arvicanthis niloticus isolate mArvNil1 chromosome 13, mArvNil1.pat.X, whole genome shotgun sequence genome. Proteins encoded here:
- the LOC143434135 gene encoding uncharacterized protein LOC143434135 isoform X1, which translates into the protein MPAGARGGGGGLGRDRRPRVTNAREVHCAPFGHTAPPPPIRGGRDRFRLKEIAAQQVRWRRLWRLPAPLLPPPPTGILTRASRRGRQSRETRVGYGLLQIVQGRGQRP
- the LOC143434135 gene encoding uncharacterized protein LOC143434135 isoform X2, which gives rise to MPAGARGGGGGLGRDRRPRVTNAREVHCAPFGHTAPPPPIRGGRDRFRLKEIAAQQVWDMVCCRLSKDEARDPDPRTGTGSTGCNSLASNIRLQ